The nucleotide sequence ttgtatatagttcttctttgtatccttgccacctcttcttaatatattctacttctattaggcccataccatttctgtcctttattgtgctcatctttgcatgaaatgttcccttggtatctctgattttcttgaagagatctctagtctttcccattctattgttttcctctgtttgtttgcactgatcactgaggaaggctttcttgtctctctgtgctgttctttggaattctacattcaaatgtgtatacctttctttttctcctttgcctttcacttctcttatcagctatttgtaaggcctcctcagacagccattttgctttttttgcatttcttttcttggggatggtcttaatccctgcctcctgtacaatgtcatgaacctccgtccatagttcttcaggcactctatcagatctaatcctttgaatctatttgtcacttccactgtataatcataagggatttgatttaggtcatacctgaatggtcacaataaactgtggaaaattctgaaagagatgggaataccagaccacctgagctgcttcttgagaaacctatatgcaggttaggaagcaacagttacaactggacatggaacaatagactggttccaaataggaaaaggagtacatcaaggctgtatattgtcaccctgcttatttaacttatatgtagagtacatcatgagaaacgctgggctggaagaagcacaagctggaatcaggattgctgggagaaatatcagttacctcagatatacagatgacaccaccctatggcagaaagtgaagaggaactcaaaagcctcttgatgaaagggaaagaagagagtgaaaaagttggcttaaagctcaacattcagaaaactaagatcatggcatctggtcccatcacttcatgggaaatagatggggaaacagaggaaacagtgtcagactttatttggggctccaaaatcactgcagatagtgattgtagccatgaaattaaaagacacttactccttggaaggaaagttatgaccaacctagacagcatattgaaaagcagagacattactttgccaacaaaggtctgtctagtcaaggctatggtttttccagtggtcatgtatggatgtgagagttggactactaagaaagctgagtgccaaagaattgatgcttttgaactgtggtgttggagaagactcccttggactataaggagatccaaccagtccattcttaaggagatcagtcctgggtgttccttggaaggaatgatgctaaagctgaaactctagtactttggccgcctcatgcgaagagttgactcattggaaaagactctgatgctgggaggtattgggggcaggaggagaaggggacgacagaggatgagatggctggatggcatcactgactcaatggacatgagtttgaatgaactctgggagttggtgatggacagggaggcctggcgtgctgcaattcatggggtctcaaagagtcagacacgactgagtgactgaactgaatggtctagtggttttccttactttcttcaatttaagtctaaatttggcaataaggcattcatgatctgatccacaggcACCTTCCAGTcatgcttttgctgactgtatagagcttctccatatttggctgcaaagaatataatcagtctgatttggtattgaccatctggtgatgtccatgtgtagtcctctcttgtgttgttggaagagggtgtttgctgtgaccagtacATTCCCTTGgtaaaattctgttagcctttgccctgcttcattttgtactccaaggccaaatttgcctgttactccaggaatgtcttgacttcctacttttgcattccagtcccctataatgaacaggacatctttttttggttgttagttctagaatgtcttgtaggtcttcatagaactgttcaacttcagcttctttagcattattgattggggcatagacttggattactgtgatatatgTGTTTATTCATCTCTAAGTTCTCTGTCTCAtcttttacatgtatttataaCACAAGGTAATATGTGATATGCAGAGAGTCTATGCAGAGAGTCTCTCTGCATACCTATGAAAATTGAAACTCTAATCTCAGATTCTTTTGTATTTGAATACTCATTTACTTACTTAATGGTGATTTGAAGTTAGTAGTATTCTGTAGTTGTACCCAAGTAATGTGTtgttggtaattttattttctctccttataTTTATCCATAAGTGTTTTGGAGAATTCATGGAGAGGTTCGGATTTAAAGAGTTGCTCTTACTCCTCAGACATACTGAGGAATGTCTGAAAACCAAATGTCTGTTTTCTAAGAACAGTTTACTCTTCGTTTTCCACTATTCTGggctgtttttctcttgtttttgttttttcacctgAAActctagaaatagaaaaaacaacatACTTACATTTACCTTCATCcctggagactaaacaacaaatcaaaATCAGCTACCAGCAATGTAGGGCATTTGTAAGTAGGTCTCATTCCATAAGAAATGTGTGGATTTTCATATGGTGAgataaatttttcttgtttctagaaGTCTGGAAAACTGATCACATGAAAGAAAGGAGCCATGAAAACCAGCCTAAACATGTATGGGAAGTTGTATTGATCAATAACAAAAGGCTGACTAAAGAACAAGGTAATGTACTAGGGAAGTCACTTGAGTTGGACACAGATTCTTTTCCTTacagaaaaatagtctgtcagTGTGTCTCATGTGGAATGAGCTTCAACTATATTTCAGAATTGGTTATCGATAAGAAAAACTCTTTAGGGAAAAAGACTGATGAATTTAATGCCTGTGGAAAATTGCTACTCAGAATTAAACATGAGAAAACTCAtactagagaaaaaaatgactattttaaaagtggaaaaattGTCAGTCATAATGAGGATTCTGTTCAGCTTGAGAAGATTCAAACTTTAGAGCAAAATTTCGAATATAACATACATCAAGAATCCTTCAATGAAAAGGTAGCACTCAATACATACAAGACAGAGATCACTGAAGAGAATGACTGTGCCTGTGATGAATATGGGAGAAGATTCTGTGATAGCTCATCCTTCTTGTTCCATCAGACAGCTCCCTCAAAGGAAAATCACTATGAATTTGGTGATTGTGGGAAATCCTTATGTGTGAAGTCCTCCCTTTTAAAACACGATGGGGCACATTTGAAACACTGTGAATATGGTGAAAGTGGGAATAATTTCAGGAGGAAGTTCTACCTCTCACAGCTTCAGAAAACTCATAAAGGAGAGAAGCACTttgaatgtaatgaatgtgggaaagcttTTTGGGAGAAGTCACACCTCACTCGACATCAGAGgattcacacaggagagaaaaacTTTCAATGTAATGAGTGTGGAAAAACTTTCTGGGAGAAATCAAACCTCACTAAACATCAGAGGTCACACACAGGGGAGAAACCGTAtgaatgcagtgaatgtgggaaagcgTTCAGCCACAAGTCAGCCCTCACATTACACCAGAGAACACATACGGGGGAGAAACCCTATCAGTGTAATGCATGTGGGAAAACTTTTTATCAGAAGTCAGACCTCACTAAACATCAGAGAACACACACAGGACTAAAACCCTATGAATGTTatgaatgtgggaaatctttcTGTATGAATTCACACCTTACAGTACATCAGAGAACTCATACAGGGGAGAAACCCTTTGAATGTCCTGAGTGTGGGAAGTCTTTCTGTCAGAAGTCACATCTTACACAACATCAGAGAACTCACATAGGAGATAAACCCTATGAATGTAGTGCATGTGGGAAAACTTTCTACCACAAGTCAGTACTCACCAGGCATCAGATAATACATACAGGTTTGAAACCTTATGAATGTTACGAATGTGGGAAAACCTTCTGCTTGAAGTCTGACCTCACAGTACATCAGAGaactcacacaggagagaaacccttTGCGTGCCCTGAGTGTGGGAAATTTTTCAGCCATAAGTCAACCCTATCTCAACACTATAGAATCCATACAggggagaaaccctatgaatgtcaCGAATGTGGAAAAATCTTCTATAATAAATCTTACCTAACAAAACATAATAGAACACATacaggggagaagccctatgAGTGCAACGAATGTGGGAAAACCTTCTGCCAGAAGTCACAGCTCACTCAGCACCAGAGAATTCACATAGGGGAGAAACCCTATGAGTGCAGTGAGTGTGGAaaggctttctgccataagtcaGCTCTGATTGTACATCAGAGAACACATATAGAAGAAAAGCCCTATAAATGTAACGAATGTGGAAAATCTTTTTGTGTGAAGTCAGGACTTACTCTGCATCAGAGGAAGCACACAGGAGAAAAGCCCtatgaatgtaatgaatgtgggaaatcCTTCAGTCACAAATCATCACTCACAGTACATCACAGGGCTCACACAGGAGAGAAGTCTTGTcaatgtaatgaatgtgggaaaATTTTTTACCGTAAATCAGACCTCGCTAAACATCAGAGAtcacacacaggggagaagccctatgAATGTAACACATGTCAGAAAACCTTTTCTCAGAAGTCAAACCTTATTGTACATCAGCGAACACACATAGGAGAAAAACCTTATAATTGAAGTGAATGTTAGAAATGTTGAACCACAATTCAGCACCTACTCCATTTCAGAGAATTCATGCTATGGAGAAAGCTCTGTTGATATCCTGAATGTTTAATAACTTTCATCCACATAACTGGCCTTATTTTACTCCAAAGTAATGATATAGGACCAGTTTCTACACTGCAACAAGTATAGGGCAGTCTTGTTAAGAGATAATATTCCACTGAATGTCATGTACTGATATAAACCTCACAGATTTTGATTTTGTGAAGTTCTAACAAAAATACTAGGTTATGTCAGAATTTATATAGGGGAGAAATCTGTCCATTTGAGACTTATGAATTGACGATTTTCTTTAGAGGTAATGTAACTTCAAAAGCTAGaatttgtgttttggttttgatGCTATGGTTATTTTTAGGAAACAGCAGATTGTAATTTATAGATGCATATTGTGCAATGTAAAGCTTTAAGGACTAAAAAGAATAGTAAAATAGGCTCAAAAGAAGTTGCAGTAGTAGTAGTGCATAGAATTCTGATGTGCCCTTTACAAAGCTTTTTCTAATAATAGTTACATAACTATAACATACTCTAATAACAGTGTTACATAACCATATTAATAGCCCTAACAGGAAATTGATGGTACCCTGCTACTAAGTCAGATAcagactttattcagatttcactagTGTTTACATGTAATCTTTATGTTTGTCTGTGCATTTCTATGAAATTTTGTGGTTTATATATTTGAGTAACCTTCAACACATGTTATAAAATCAAAAAGGAATCTGGAGTTTGTATTACATGAAGATTAAAAAGGAATCAGGATTTCACCACAGgaagttaataaatattattaattattaataataatcatagcCTTTGTGCTACCCTAATCCTGGCAACCATTTAAATatgaatctttttaaaagcagagataaacTGAATAATTAGGGCAGAAGCATTAAACACCAGTGAAGTATCCATTAAGTTCACAGGACTTAGGTATGTACATTACATAAACTATATGTTTCTAACACAGAATGGAACTTAACATAATTGTGAATAAAAACTAGATACTCCTAGTTTACCCGTTGTTACAACATTAGGCACATCTCCCTTGTGTATAAGGCCTGGAGCAACAGTTTAAAAGGAAGCCCACAAAACTTATGTCTAACCTTTTAAAACTTATAAATCAAAATAACTAAACGTTCAATAAAATGTATTCTCTGCATGGGGATATCTAGGTCCTAGTCCCATTGCCCCTTCTCTTTCACCCATAGCTTATTGAAGACCATGATGTGCCTCgagtatacatatgtaaatactCTAGCCTTTAGCCTGAATTTATCCAGACCCTGAGTAAGCAACTGCTTTCCAAGACAGGGTCCAGGAAGGAAGTTTCAGATTAGACAATACTCAGAGCTATAAATTAGACTGTAAATTCAAGGGTCTGATGTACCCTGAGATCTGGGCCCTTAATGACTGTTGACTCTCTGAGGAGGAAGACTGAGGCTGGAACATGGCCAGAATGGAACTAGAGCAGTGCTTTTATTGATAGGGTAGAGGTGATATACTAAATTATATGATCAGATTATGTAAACAATTACATTAAGCTAATAACATAAGATTATACGATCTAGTGATCTTAGATTATATACAGAGTCTAAGCTTCCATTGtaggaaaccagaaaaagaagagcaaattaagttcaacttattaaaaaaaataataatgagaacTTAGGCAGATATCAGAGTAATTGGAAACAGGAAAccaatggagaaaataaaaccaaaagctggttcttagaGCAGgacaataaaattgataaatctctaGTCAGGTTagctaaaaaaagagaagatacaaaTTGCTAACATCAGGAATGAAAGGGGGCCATAACTGTGATCCCCTTCACATCAAAAGGGTTATAAAGGAATGTTATGGACAACTCTACCCACGGATATGATAACCTAAATGAAATGGGCCAATTCCTTGGAAGAAACAATCTGCCAAAACTCACAGAAGGACAAATCTAAATAGGCATATGTCTTAAGAAATTGAATCAATTTTTAATCTTCCAAAGCAGAAAGCATTAAGCCCAGATGTTTTtactgatgaattctaccaaattaAGGAAGAAATAGTATCAGTTCTCCACAGTATCTTACAGAATGTAAAAGCAGAGCTTTTACTTATTCtttgaggccagcattaccctaatTGTAAAGCCATtgaaagacattacaagaaagcCAAGGTACAGACCAGGATCTCATTAATAGATATAGAAATCCTCAACAATATGCTTGCAAATTGAATCCAACAGTGTATAAAAAGAATtacatgatcaagtgggatttatccagGTATGCAAGGCTAGTCCAACATTTAATAATGTAGCCCATCATATCAACAGgctaaagaagaaatatatgatcatatcagtagatgcagaaaaattttcaaaaactctTAACATCCATtcatggtaattaaaaaaaacccagtaaGTGAGGAATACAGGAACTTTTTACCAAGTTTCCTcaacttggttaaaaaaaaaaatctataaaaatcctatagctaacatcatacttaatggtgagaaactaGATGCTTTTCCAGTAAGATAAAGAGCAAGGCAAGGAGGTCCCTGTAACTATACCTTTTAATCAGCCTTCAGGAAGTCCTAGCTAATGCAGCAAGATAAGGGAAATAAAAGGTACACAGATTTGGAAGGAAGAGATAAAACTCTTGATGTTCACAGATAACATGATTGTCTATGTAGACAATTCCAGAGAATCAGCAACAAAAAATTCTCCTGACACTAGAAAACAGTTATAGAAAGGTTACCGAATATGATGCTCAGGCAGGTGATAAAAAGAAAGGAGCTATCAAGTAACAGAGGTACAGAAGAACCTTAGATGCATATGGCTAAATGAGacaagtcaatctgaaaaggttttatactgtataattccaatGATAATGGATTCTAAtaaaggcaaaactgtggagacaCTAAAAAAATAAGTGGTTTCCAGGTGTTCAGGGTGAAGGACAGAGGGATGAATAGGTGGATTACAGACAATTTTTAGGATAGTGAAACCATCCTATAGGATACATGTCATTCATTTGTCAAAACATACAAAGtgtaaaacacacatacaaagtGTAAAACACACCTACAGAGTATAAAACACACCTACAAAGTGTAAAACACAACGGGTCAACCCTAATCTAAACCATGGACTTTAGTTGTAAAAATGTATCATATTGGTTCATCAGTTATAACAAATGCACCACACTAACGCTCGGTATTAATAAGGGAAAAGTGTGGAGGGAGGTAGAGGTAAAGGGGTATATAGGAACTCTGtgctttctgctcattttttctgTAGCCCTAAAACTGCTTGAAAAAATGGAGTGTATTAAATAAACAACCCTGCCACATATTACTTTCTTATATATTTACAGAATTTGAAACTCATATGATTCAGTACCAGTTTTTATATGGTGGGGGTGGAGTAGGGTAGGGAATGCATTCTTAGAAATCATATATTGTCAACCACTAAGGCATATTTTCAGTTATAGCTTTCTGCTTTTCTAAGCCTTATTACCTTCTTTTGAAATTACCTTAAATTACTTATCTCTCATTATAACATCTTGTTTCTGCACTGAACATGTGTTTCTGCCCTTCATCTATAATAATCactaatgaacatttaggttgtttttataGTCTTCAGAATACTTTAAATTATAGCAACTGTGGCTTGAAATTAAGGCCCAGTGTAATAGAGTGTCTTCACATCTGAAACTAAGAAGACCTTTGATAGCCTAACTGCAGGTTTCCCTCCCTATTCTTCTCCCCCAGGTCACTGTAGTCAGACAGTCCTCCTTGTTTATCTGGGGGACCAGTTCTTGGTTTCCCCTCAGTGGCAAGTGTCACTTTCCTACTAGCCcacaaaattattctgaaaaaccATTCCCATCTTCTCACAGAAATTTTGCTGCACCCTCTGCATACTACAGAGCCATTTCCCACAACCCCTGGTTTTTCCTTTGTTCCCAAGCATGATAACCTGTGTGACCCTTGGATGGTGGTATCATGTCCTCTCGCCTGGGCTGTGAATAGACATAACTAGTAAGCTTATGTAGATCTCATCTGTCCAGTGTAAAGTGTCAAATGTTCAGCTATTGCATTACCCCAGGGTATAAATCCTGCCACCAACAGAGTGACTAGGAGGCAGTTAATACAGCTGGGCATGAACAAGATTGTCCCATCTAAGACAGGTCACCTGGTCACTTAGCTAATTGCTCTTGTCTAACAGGTTCCGTGATGTGGCAGAGGCTGCTTAGGATGGAAACACCAACTGCTGGCAGGCTTGCACTTCAGCCTGCTCTGCTCTGTGTTCTTTTTTGGATGTTGCTATCTCTTCCCACTCTAAGAAGCTCTTGTCCCTAAGAGAATGGTTCATTGGCTGTGCCCTCTGCATGACTTGCCATGGGGTTCAGTGTGTTTGGCAGGTGGTATCTGAGCTACCTGTGAGGCCGGCTTCTGGACCATGGTACTTGCCCTTGTAACTACCCAGAATGTCCACATCAGGGGTGATGTACATGGCTAGAAGTCCAGAATAACTGAGGAAATTTGTATGagagaaataagagagaaagaaacctgCATGGCAGAAAAAGACAGCCATAGCAGACAGAGGATGTTAAGTCAGCCAGGCTCTCTGGGTTATGGTTTTGCTTCACCACctgttgtgtctttttttttttttttttttttaaagaaaaaaggttcTGCACTCATGGTTAGAGTACAAAACTCCTATCCTGTGGTGCAGCAAAGAGGTTAATTCAAATGCAGCTTAAGCCTGGGATCCTTGCACCATGTGAAGCAGCCATTGCCATGGAGCAGGCCCCTAACCCTttcctgaagaaagaaatttataaatttgaTCAGAGTAAAGAGAACCCTCCTGAAGTGTAGCAAGTaaccacagaaagaaaagaaatggaaagaatgaagggagggagggaggcagagacttAGATATGAGGAGAGTAAATaacaaaataactgaaatatagGTCCatagtttgtttttgaaattgagaTGTGGtttctgtacaatattatataaattatatccacAATTTGACTCAATTAGAAATACAGAATATACTAAAATTATTTGTACAACAAAAGATAAAAGGGTGCTGTGATTGACTTTTGTATCTTCCAAATTAACTTTAATATTAACTTTAAAGCTGAAGTGTACCATTGGTAAATTTTCATAGCCTTAATACAGGGCTCAGGTTATAGTTATACCTGGGAACTCCCTTAAATTTAATCATGTTACTCCCTATAATCTTAGAGGTGTTATTGAATATAAAATACAGTGTTATACTGAAATTCCCTCgaaaattcatgttgaaatctAACTGCCAGTATGATGGTATTTCGTGGCGGGGCTTTTAGGAGTGATTCAGTTAGGAGAACAGAGTCCTCATTAATGGGGTTAGTGCTCTTAAAATAGAGACTCCAGAAAATTCCCTTGCTTCTTCCACCATGTGGGGACttgggaaaagacagccttctgTGAACAGGAAGCAGTTCTCACCAAACAAGGAATCTTTTGGTGctatgatcttggacttcccagcctcttgaactgtgagaaacaaacttttattgtttataagccacctggtccattgtattttattatagcaaCCCCGAAAGTCTGAGTCATTTAGGAACAAATAGGATGTTTCATCTTAACCAACAGAACTATTGACTTAAGTTTCGCATGGTCATAACACCCACTGACTTAATTTTAGCATAATCCCATAAAAAGCATGGATGCTCTGatccaaagaataataaaattaaatttttggcACTTACAAATTGGATTGACAAAAGGAGACCATCGTGTACCATATACCTCAATTGAAACCATTATAAATACCTACCGAGAAGAAGTGATCATTGTCATTACTTCTCTGTTTAATGATCCAGTATAGCTTGTTCTTAGCCTGGAAATGATGGTGCTTCACAGTGGATTATTAAAACCTTAATGCTATGGCCTATCTGCTAAGAACCTAGTACCCAGTGTTACTGAAATTACTGTTTCCATTCAAATAGCAAGtagtaaatattttgttattcCAGTTTGGCTAATGTTCTGTTCAGTGCTCTTTTTAACACCCTTTCAGCCACAGTTTACCTTCACCTCAAGGGACGCAAGGTGCCTTTACCAGGCTACCCATGGGATACCTGAACAACTCTGCCATTGCACAGTCTTTGCAGGCAGTGTCTTAACTGCATCCAGTTTCCTCCAGGAGTACAGGTATGACATGACATTGATGACATCCTC is from Bubalus bubalis isolate 160015118507 breed Murrah chromosome 4, NDDB_SH_1, whole genome shotgun sequence and encodes:
- the LOC102400568 gene encoding zinc finger protein 33B isoform X1 — encoded protein: MNKSQIEQKFQGSVSFKDVTVGFTQEEWQHLDSTQRSLYRDVMLENYRNLVSVGYCITKPEVIFRLEQGEEPWILEEEFLSQSFSEVWKTDHMKERSHENQPKHVWEVVLINNKRLTKEQGNVLGKSLELDTDSFPYRKIVCQCVSCGMSFNYISELVIDKKNSLGKKTDEFNACGKLLLRIKHEKTHTREKNDYFKSGKIVSHNEDSVQLEKIQTLEQNFEYNIHQESFNEKVALNTYKTEITEENDCACDEYGRRFCDSSSFLFHQTAPSKENHYEFGDCGKSLCVKSSLLKHDGAHLKHCEYGESGNNFRRKFYLSQLQKTHKGEKHFECNECGKAFWEKSHLTRHQRIHTGEKNFQCNECGKTFWEKSNLTKHQRSHTGEKPYECSECGKAFSHKSALTLHQRTHTGEKPYQCNACGKTFYQKSDLTKHQRTHTGLKPYECYECGKSFCMNSHLTVHQRTHTGEKPFECPECGKSFCQKSHLTQHQRTHIGDKPYECSACGKTFYHKSVLTRHQIIHTGLKPYECYECGKTFCLKSDLTVHQRTHTGEKPFACPECGKFFSHKSTLSQHYRIHTGEKPYECHECGKIFYNKSYLTKHNRTHTGEKPYECNECGKTFCQKSQLTQHQRIHIGEKPYECSECGKAFCHKSALIVHQRTHIEEKPYKCNECGKSFCVKSGLTLHQRKHTGEKPYECNECGKSFSHKSSLTVHHRAHTGEKSCQCNECGKIFYRKSDLAKHQRSHTGEKPYECNTCQKTFSQKSNLIVHQRTHIGEKPYN
- the LOC102400568 gene encoding zinc finger protein 33B isoform X2, with amino-acid sequence MNKSQIEQKFQGSVSFKDVTVGFTQEEWQHLDSTQRSLYRDVMLENYRNLVSVGYCITKPEVIFRLEQGEEPWILEEEFLSQSFSVWKTDHMKERSHENQPKHVWEVVLINNKRLTKEQGNVLGKSLELDTDSFPYRKIVCQCVSCGMSFNYISELVIDKKNSLGKKTDEFNACGKLLLRIKHEKTHTREKNDYFKSGKIVSHNEDSVQLEKIQTLEQNFEYNIHQESFNEKVALNTYKTEITEENDCACDEYGRRFCDSSSFLFHQTAPSKENHYEFGDCGKSLCVKSSLLKHDGAHLKHCEYGESGNNFRRKFYLSQLQKTHKGEKHFECNECGKAFWEKSHLTRHQRIHTGEKNFQCNECGKTFWEKSNLTKHQRSHTGEKPYECSECGKAFSHKSALTLHQRTHTGEKPYQCNACGKTFYQKSDLTKHQRTHTGLKPYECYECGKSFCMNSHLTVHQRTHTGEKPFECPECGKSFCQKSHLTQHQRTHIGDKPYECSACGKTFYHKSVLTRHQIIHTGLKPYECYECGKTFCLKSDLTVHQRTHTGEKPFACPECGKFFSHKSTLSQHYRIHTGEKPYECHECGKIFYNKSYLTKHNRTHTGEKPYECNECGKTFCQKSQLTQHQRIHIGEKPYECSECGKAFCHKSALIVHQRTHIEEKPYKCNECGKSFCVKSGLTLHQRKHTGEKPYECNECGKSFSHKSSLTVHHRAHTGEKSCQCNECGKIFYRKSDLAKHQRSHTGEKPYECNTCQKTFSQKSNLIVHQRTHIGEKPYN